A single region of the Lysinibacillus sp. B2A1 genome encodes:
- a CDS encoding spore gernimation protein has product MQIHVVRAGESLWRIAQAYGTTVQSIVDANQIPEPNRLVVGQALVIPIIGSFYYVQPGDSLWSIGQRFGINYVTLAQVNNINPNQPLSIGMRLYIPSPPKTRAETLAYLEPRGTTVSEALLSQAREAGPFLTYLALFSYEARRDGTLKKPPSQGVTQVANDTGASLAMVISNLENFSFSGDLARDIFQSTAVQDLLFDNILAEARRLGSIKDIHFDFENLPGDQREAYNNFLRRAVSRFHPQGYTVSTALAPKTSATERGPWTAAHDYRAHGEIVDFVMLMTYEWGYSAGPPMAVSPLPEVEAVVKYAVSEIPRNKIILGQNLYGYDWTLPFVQGGPIAEAVSPQRAIEIAKKYNAAIQYDMRAQAPFFEYYDEQGRAHVVWFEDARSIQAKFDLIKRYKLRGVGYWKLGLPFPQNWLLIGSNFDVVKK; this is encoded by the coding sequence ATTCAAATACATGTTGTACGAGCTGGGGAGTCTTTATGGAGAATTGCACAGGCGTATGGGACAACGGTTCAAAGTATAGTAGATGCCAATCAAATTCCAGAGCCAAATCGATTAGTCGTAGGGCAAGCTCTTGTTATTCCGATTATCGGAAGTTTTTATTATGTACAGCCTGGAGACAGTTTATGGTCCATTGGTCAGCGCTTCGGCATTAATTATGTAACACTTGCACAGGTCAACAACATTAATCCAAATCAACCACTATCTATTGGGATGCGGCTGTATATCCCATCTCCACCAAAAACAAGGGCTGAAACTTTGGCATATTTAGAGCCGAGGGGGACAACTGTTAGCGAGGCATTATTGAGTCAGGCAAGAGAAGCAGGGCCATTTTTAACATATCTTGCTTTATTTAGTTATGAAGCAAGGCGAGATGGGACGCTTAAAAAACCACCAAGTCAGGGAGTGACGCAAGTTGCTAATGATACAGGTGCCTCTTTAGCAATGGTTATCTCAAATTTAGAGAATTTTAGCTTTAGCGGTGATTTAGCACGAGATATTTTTCAAAGTACAGCCGTACAGGATTTGCTTTTCGATAATATTCTTGCAGAGGCAAGGCGTTTAGGAAGCATTAAAGATATCCATTTTGATTTTGAAAATTTGCCGGGGGATCAACGTGAGGCGTATAACAATTTTTTAAGAAGAGCTGTAAGCAGATTCCATCCACAAGGGTACACAGTATCCACAGCGCTTGCACCAAAAACTAGTGCAACTGAGCGTGGTCCTTGGACGGCAGCTCATGATTATAGAGCACATGGCGAAATTGTGGACTTTGTGATGTTAATGACCTATGAGTGGGGATATTCTGCTGGTCCCCCTATGGCAGTATCTCCACTTCCTGAGGTGGAGGCAGTAGTTAAATATGCTGTTAGTGAAATACCTCGAAATAAAATAATTCTTGGACAAAATTTATATGGCTATGACTGGACACTGCCTTTTGTACAAGGAGGTCCCATTGCTGAAGCAGTTAGTCCACAAAGAGCTATTGAAATTGCTAAAAAATACAATGCAGCTATTCAGTATGATATGAGAGCCCAAGCCCCTTTCTTTGAATACTATGATGAGCAGGGCAGGGCACATGTTGTTTGGTTTGAGGATGCAAGATCCATTCAAGCAAAATTCGATTTAATTAAGCGCTATAAACTTCGAGGAGTAGGTTATTGGAAGCTTGGTTTGCCATTCCCACAAAATTGGTTATTAATAGGTTCGAATTTTGATGTGGTCAAAAAATAA
- a CDS encoding RNA polymerase subunit sigma-70, protein MGEALHKNITKIEHLYDSYHRDVYHFALYYTNSREEAEDITQETFFKVMRQLDKLKDMDKVKTWILSIARNTAVDIHRRQKIKRLLIEKLSWQPVLKEVPMPLEIIEENEQWQTVQEALMTLKSHDRTIIICRMLKDYTIQEIAEILGISEVKVRVDFHRAMTRLRKKVGRDD, encoded by the coding sequence GTGGGTGAGGCTTTGCATAAGAATATAACAAAAATAGAACATTTGTACGACTCTTATCACCGAGATGTGTATCATTTTGCGCTTTATTATACAAATAGTAGGGAAGAGGCGGAGGATATTACACAGGAAACATTTTTCAAGGTGATGAGGCAGTTAGATAAATTAAAGGATATGGATAAAGTAAAAACTTGGATTTTGTCAATTGCACGAAATACAGCAGTAGATATACATAGAAGGCAGAAAATAAAGCGACTTTTGATAGAAAAGCTTAGCTGGCAGCCAGTACTGAAAGAAGTGCCAATGCCTCTGGAAATTATAGAGGAAAATGAGCAATGGCAAACGGTACAAGAGGCATTAATGACATTAAAATCACATGATCGAACAATTATTATTTGCAGAATGCTAAAAGATTACACGATTCAAGAAATTGCTGAGATTTTGGGTATTTCAGAAGTGAAGGTACGGGTTGATTTTCACCGGGCAATGACAAGGCTTCGGAAAAAGGTAGGGAGGGATGATTGA